The following proteins are encoded in a genomic region of Galbibacter sp. BG1:
- a CDS encoding CPBP family intramembrane glutamic endopeptidase: protein MKYIEQVFTFKYDFWRYLVGSFIIIIASQIMQVPFVLAIIYKEGFGALASGDSSKLLGVLEPNLNLFLLLLPFAVCLPLLFFIVKKLHGQSVKALTTARKNIDWKRIFFSFFLWAGITTVLVLIDVKLSPESYVWNFKLVPFLILFFIGIIMVPIQTSLEEYIFRGYLMQGFGALFLNKWAPLLLTSLIFGGLHAFNPEVYKLGYGIMVYYIGTGLFLGILTLMDDGLELSLGFHAANNLITALLVTADWTAFQTHSIYKDVSTPALGWDVFMPVFVVFPILLLIFSKVYNWNNWMERLTGTIEKPIIVDKISETNAP from the coding sequence ATGAAATATATAGAACAAGTTTTTACTTTTAAATACGATTTTTGGCGGTATTTAGTGGGATCGTTTATAATAATAATCGCGAGCCAAATCATGCAAGTCCCATTTGTACTGGCGATAATTTATAAAGAAGGATTTGGGGCTTTGGCCTCTGGGGATAGCAGTAAACTTCTGGGTGTCTTAGAGCCTAACTTAAATTTGTTTTTACTGTTGTTACCGTTTGCGGTTTGTCTCCCTTTGCTGTTCTTTATTGTAAAAAAGCTCCATGGGCAATCAGTAAAAGCACTTACTACGGCTAGAAAAAACATCGATTGGAAGCGTATCTTTTTTTCTTTTTTTTTATGGGCAGGGATTACTACGGTCTTGGTATTGATAGATGTGAAGTTATCTCCGGAAAGTTATGTTTGGAACTTTAAACTCGTACCCTTTCTAATTCTATTTTTTATCGGGATTATCATGGTTCCTATCCAAACCAGTTTGGAGGAATATATTTTTAGAGGGTATCTTATGCAAGGTTTTGGAGCCCTGTTTTTAAATAAGTGGGCACCATTACTGTTAACTTCCTTAATTTTTGGGGGTTTGCATGCTTTTAATCCTGAAGTGTACAAGCTAGGGTATGGGATTATGGTGTATTACATTGGTACCGGACTTTTTCTTGGGATTTTAACTTTAATGGATGATGGGTTAGAGCTCAGTCTTGGTTTTCATGCGGCCAATAACCTTATTACTGCTTTGCTGGTAACGGCGGATTGGACTGCATTTCAAACCCACTCTATCTATAAGGACGTTTCTACGCCAGCACTGGGTTGGGATGTTTTTATGCCCGTATTTGTTGTGTTCCCAATATTGCTGCTCATATTTTCTAAAGTTTATAATTGGAATAACTGGATGGAAAGATTAACGGGAACTATTGAAAAACCAATAATTGTTGATAAAATATCGGAAACAAACGCTCCATAA
- a CDS encoding DUF1853 family protein: MDKDIQLQYLGYLNTPLLWESGEIEGIEQIELHEKPTPPLQKTVATNVRLGRRIEEFVSEELQQNKNIEILLENFQIQQKKQTIGEIDCILKQNGQPVHLEVMYKFYLYDETVGNSEIERWIGTNRTDSFYKKITKLKNKQFPILFNENMLPTLKKLEIDPDEIQQRVLFKAQLFVPYEKEDVNFSKLNKNCLQGFYIRLPQLSAFKNCKLYKPTKMNNLIEVTPQANWMGYTEFKEKVTPIVENKGAPLCWVKFPNGIIKKFFIVWWE; encoded by the coding sequence ATGGATAAAGACATACAATTACAATACCTGGGTTACTTAAACACGCCATTGCTATGGGAATCTGGGGAAATTGAAGGGATTGAACAAATTGAATTACACGAAAAGCCTACCCCTCCCTTGCAAAAAACCGTAGCTACCAATGTGCGTTTAGGGAGGCGTATTGAAGAGTTTGTGAGCGAAGAACTTCAACAAAATAAAAATATTGAAATACTGCTGGAAAATTTTCAAATTCAACAGAAAAAGCAAACCATTGGTGAAATTGATTGTATTTTAAAACAGAACGGACAGCCAGTTCACTTGGAAGTAATGTACAAGTTTTACCTCTATGATGAAACCGTGGGCAATAGCGAAATCGAACGGTGGATTGGCACCAATAGAACGGATAGCTTTTATAAAAAAATAACAAAACTAAAAAACAAGCAATTCCCCATCCTCTTTAACGAAAACATGCTCCCTACCCTTAAAAAACTTGAAATTGATCCTGATGAAATACAGCAAAGGGTATTGTTTAAGGCTCAACTTTTTGTTCCTTACGAAAAAGAAGATGTTAATTTTTCCAAACTGAATAAAAATTGTCTTCAAGGCTTTTACATTCGTTTACCTCAGCTATCAGCATTTAAGAACTGTAAACTTTATAAACCCACCAAAATGAACAATCTTATTGAGGTTACTCCGCAAGCAAATTGGATGGGATATACTGAATTTAAAGAAAAGGTTACCCCTATTGTAGAAAACAAAGGGGCTCCACTTTGTTGGGTGAAATTTCCCAATGGCATTATTAAAAAGTTCTTTATTGTTTGGTGGGAGTAG
- a CDS encoding NADP-dependent oxidoreductase yields the protein MNKTILLNNRPKGKPSESDFKFVDEETKDLPSGAIIVATKYVSVDPYLRGRMRDEKSYIPPFELGKPITSTIVAEVLESKNDAFSKGDNVTGMLPWKEKQVISEDKLKEIRKVDGEQAPLSAYLGILGMTGLTAFFGLTDIGKPKEGETIVVSGAAGAVGSVVGQIAKIRGLKVVGIAGTDEKVEMLTSDFGFDEGINYKTTDNMKEALKKACPNGIDIYFDNVGGDISDAVLFHINKFARIINCGAIAVYNETSVPKSISVQPFLIKNSALMQGFIVGNYQDRFPEGIKQLSQWLAAGKLKHEETIVEGFKNIPQAFIDLFDGKNKGKMVVKV from the coding sequence ATGAATAAGACCATTTTATTGAACAACAGACCAAAAGGAAAACCATCTGAAAGCGATTTTAAATTTGTGGATGAAGAGACTAAAGACCTGCCCAGCGGAGCTATAATAGTAGCCACCAAATACGTTTCCGTTGATCCTTATCTAAGGGGAAGAATGCGTGACGAAAAATCGTACATCCCTCCTTTTGAACTAGGAAAACCAATTACATCCACCATTGTAGCCGAAGTTTTGGAGAGTAAGAATGACGCTTTTTCTAAAGGTGATAATGTAACTGGAATGTTGCCTTGGAAAGAAAAACAAGTAATCTCGGAGGATAAATTAAAGGAAATTAGAAAAGTTGATGGTGAACAAGCACCGCTCTCCGCCTATCTCGGAATTTTAGGAATGACGGGCTTAACCGCTTTTTTCGGACTCACAGATATAGGAAAACCGAAAGAAGGAGAAACCATCGTGGTTTCTGGTGCCGCTGGTGCCGTTGGGAGTGTTGTCGGACAAATTGCAAAGATTCGTGGCCTTAAGGTTGTTGGTATTGCCGGTACCGACGAGAAAGTAGAGATGCTTACTTCTGATTTTGGTTTTGATGAAGGGATTAACTACAAAACTACCGACAACATGAAGGAAGCACTTAAAAAGGCATGCCCAAACGGTATCGATATTTATTTTGACAATGTTGGAGGCGATATTTCGGATGCTGTTTTATTTCATATCAATAAGTTTGCACGTATTATAAATTGCGGAGCAATTGCGGTTTATAATGAAACATCGGTGCCAAAAAGTATAAGCGTACAACCATTTTTAATTAAAAACAGTGCTTTAATGCAAGGGTTTATAGTTGGTAATTATCAAGATAGATTCCCAGAGGGTATTAAACAGCTTTCGCAGTGGTTGGCAGCAGGTAAGCTGAAGCATGAAGAAACTATTGTGGAAGGATTTAAAAACATCCCACAAGCCTTTATCGACCTGTTCGACGGTAAAAATAAAGGTAAAATGGTTGTAAAAGTATAA
- a CDS encoding acyl-CoA carboxylase subunit beta, with protein MDIKFNKNEDHNRLSVSDLKQKLAKVYLGGGEKRIEKLHNQGKMTARERIDYLLDKDKNSIEIGAFAGDGMYEEHGGCPSGGVVVKIGYVNEKQCIVVANDATVKAGAWFPITGKKNLRAQEIAIENRLPIIYLVDSAGVYLPMQDEIFPDKEHFGRIFRNNAIMSSMGITQIAAVMGSCVAGGAYLPIMSDEALIVDKTGSIFLAGSYLVKAAIGESIDNETLGGATTHSEISGVTDYKAKDDKDALETIRNIVDKIGDFDKAGFNRKKAVKPIKDAKDIYGIIPKNRTEQYDMQEIIDRLVDANSFEAYKDGFGKTIITGYARIDGWAVGIVANQRKVVKTKKGELQFGGVIYSDSADKATRFIANCNQKKIPLVFLQDVTGFMVGSKSEHGGIIKDGAKMVNAVSNSVVPKFTVVIGNSYGAGNYAMCGKAYDPRLIFAWPSAELAVMGGSQAAKVLLQIETASLKKKGEEITKEKEEELFNKIKSKYDEQVSPYYAAARLWTDAIIDPLDTRKWISMGIDAANHAPIEKKFNMGVLQT; from the coding sequence ATGGATATTAAATTCAATAAAAACGAAGATCATAACAGACTTTCCGTATCTGACTTAAAACAAAAATTGGCCAAGGTCTATCTTGGCGGTGGTGAAAAACGTATTGAAAAGCTTCACAACCAAGGGAAAATGACGGCCAGGGAGCGTATTGATTATTTGTTGGACAAAGACAAAAATAGTATTGAAATTGGTGCCTTTGCGGGTGATGGTATGTACGAGGAACACGGCGGTTGCCCTTCTGGAGGAGTGGTCGTGAAAATTGGATATGTAAATGAGAAGCAATGTATTGTGGTGGCCAACGATGCCACTGTAAAAGCAGGTGCTTGGTTTCCCATTACTGGAAAAAAGAACTTAAGAGCGCAAGAAATAGCTATTGAAAATAGATTGCCAATTATTTATCTGGTAGACAGCGCCGGAGTTTACCTGCCCATGCAAGATGAAATTTTTCCTGATAAGGAACATTTTGGGCGCATTTTTAGAAACAATGCTATTATGAGCAGTATGGGTATAACCCAAATTGCAGCAGTAATGGGAAGTTGCGTAGCTGGAGGTGCTTATTTACCTATAATGAGCGATGAAGCTTTGATTGTGGATAAAACTGGAAGTATTTTCTTGGCCGGGAGCTATTTGGTAAAGGCGGCTATTGGCGAAAGTATCGATAACGAAACCCTTGGTGGCGCCACTACCCATTCTGAAATTAGTGGCGTAACCGATTACAAGGCGAAAGATGACAAAGACGCGCTAGAAACCATAAGGAATATAGTAGATAAAATAGGTGATTTTGATAAAGCAGGGTTCAACCGAAAGAAAGCGGTAAAGCCAATTAAAGATGCCAAAGATATCTACGGAATTATCCCTAAAAACCGCACAGAACAATACGACATGCAGGAGATTATCGATCGGTTGGTAGATGCCAATTCTTTTGAAGCTTATAAAGACGGATTTGGTAAAACCATCATCACTGGATACGCCCGCATTGATGGCTGGGCCGTGGGGATTGTTGCCAACCAAAGAAAAGTAGTAAAAACCAAAAAAGGCGAATTACAATTTGGCGGTGTTATTTATTCCGATTCCGCAGATAAAGCCACTCGGTTTATTGCGAATTGCAATCAGAAAAAAATTCCGTTGGTATTCCTACAAGATGTAACCGGATTTATGGTGGGAAGCAAATCAGAACACGGGGGCATTATAAAAGATGGCGCCAAAATGGTAAACGCTGTGAGTAATTCCGTGGTGCCTAAATTTACAGTTGTAATTGGGAATTCTTACGGAGCCGGGAATTACGCCATGTGTGGAAAAGCTTACGATCCGCGGTTAATTTTTGCTTGGCCAAGTGCAGAATTGGCTGTTATGGGCGGCTCGCAGGCTGCTAAAGTACTCCTGCAAATAGAAACGGCTTCCCTCAAGAAAAAAGGGGAAGAAATTACCAAAGAGAAAGAAGAAGAACTCTTTAATAAAATTAAATCGAAGTATGACGAGCAAGTTTCTCCATACTATGCGGCAGCCAGATTGTGGACGGATGCCATTATCGATCCACTGGATACTCGAAAATGGATAAGTATGGGAATCGATGCTGCCAACCACGCTCCTATAGAAAAGAAATTTAATATGGGGGTTTTGCAAACCTAA
- a CDS encoding o-succinylbenzoate synthase has product MEASYKKYILEFKRPSGTSRGVLTTKETWFLMLQDENDFGIGECGILRSLSVDDRDDYEEKLSWVCRNIHLSKEILWDALVEFPSIQFGVEQAFLSLKSKDPFLLFPSAFTNNEASIPINGLIWMGEETFMKEQLKEKLQQGFNCIKMKIGAIDFHKELELLKSIRKSFSAEEIEIRVDANGAFSPTEALEKLQQLSLLELHSIEQPIKQGNWGEMAKLCAETPLPIALDEELIGIFSVTKKRELLQTINPQYIILKPSLVGGFKGSQEWIDLCKELNIGWWITSALESNIGLNAISQWTFTLQNEMPQGLGTGSLYTNNLESPLEVSKGSIEYKTNRNWNLKKLNL; this is encoded by the coding sequence ATGGAAGCATCTTATAAAAAATACATTTTGGAGTTTAAAAGGCCTAGTGGAACCTCCCGCGGAGTGCTTACCACAAAAGAAACCTGGTTTTTAATGCTTCAGGATGAGAATGATTTTGGTATTGGGGAATGTGGTATACTACGCTCTTTAAGTGTAGACGATCGTGATGACTATGAAGAAAAGCTTAGCTGGGTATGTAGAAATATTCATTTGAGCAAAGAAATACTCTGGGATGCGCTGGTGGAGTTTCCTTCCATACAATTTGGTGTGGAACAGGCTTTTCTATCCCTTAAAAGTAAAGATCCTTTTCTTTTATTTCCTTCAGCATTTACAAATAACGAGGCTTCCATTCCTATAAACGGACTCATTTGGATGGGGGAGGAAACCTTTATGAAAGAACAACTGAAAGAAAAGCTTCAGCAGGGTTTCAATTGTATAAAAATGAAAATTGGGGCTATCGATTTTCATAAGGAATTGGAATTGCTCAAATCCATTAGAAAAAGCTTTTCAGCAGAAGAAATCGAAATACGTGTTGATGCCAATGGTGCTTTTTCACCAACGGAAGCCCTAGAAAAACTTCAGCAGCTTTCCTTATTGGAATTACACTCCATAGAACAACCCATAAAACAGGGGAATTGGGGCGAGATGGCAAAACTCTGTGCCGAAACCCCATTGCCAATTGCTTTGGATGAAGAATTAATTGGTATTTTTTCTGTAACAAAAAAGCGGGAATTGCTACAAACTATCAATCCGCAATACATTATACTTAAACCAAGTTTAGTTGGAGGTTTTAAAGGTTCCCAAGAATGGATAGATCTTTGTAAAGAACTTAATATTGGTTGGTGGATAACGAGTGCGCTGGAGAGCAACATTGGTCTAAATGCCATTTCACAATGGACATTTACGCTGCAAAACGAGATGCCGCAAGGGCTTGGTACAGGAAGTTTGTATACCAACAATTTGGAGAGTCCGCTGGAGGTTTCAAAGGGCAGTATCGAGTATAAAACCAATCGCAACTGGAATTTAAAGAAGTTGAATTTATAA
- a CDS encoding CAL67264 family membrane protein has translation MNKNTVLAWATWIMIIVGLGLIALGAFKYSEVAGYGFASVGVGFFAIAWVFNALKGRV, from the coding sequence ATGAATAAAAATACAGTATTAGCTTGGGCTACTTGGATAATGATAATAGTTGGACTTGGATTAATAGCTTTAGGGGCCTTTAAATACAGTGAAGTGGCCGGATATGGTTTTGCTTCTGTAGGAGTAGGTTTTTTCGCTATTGCGTGGGTGTTCAATGCGCTTAAGGGAAGAGTTTAA
- a CDS encoding metal-dependent hydrolase, with amino-acid sequence MKITFYGHACLGIQVDDVHILVDPFITGNDKASHIDVEAIKADYILVTHAHQDHTLDVEKIAKRTGAVVVSNAEIAGHYSKLDIETHPMNHGGSWDFEFGLVKYVNATHSSSFADGTYGGQPGGFVIEGEHKNIYIAGDTGLTMDMKLIPMFTKLDLAILPIGDNFTMGIEEAIHASDFVKCDKVLGCHFDTFGYIEIDHEEAKKQFYDANKDLMLLEIGESIEL; translated from the coding sequence ATGAAAATTACGTTTTACGGGCACGCTTGTTTGGGTATTCAAGTAGACGACGTCCATATTTTAGTAGATCCTTTTATAACGGGAAATGATAAAGCTTCCCACATCGATGTGGAAGCTATAAAAGCAGATTATATTTTAGTAACACATGCGCACCAAGACCATACCTTGGATGTTGAAAAAATAGCCAAACGTACTGGAGCTGTGGTGGTTTCTAATGCAGAAATAGCTGGGCATTACAGTAAATTGGATATAGAAACCCACCCCATGAATCACGGTGGTAGCTGGGATTTTGAATTTGGATTGGTAAAATATGTAAATGCTACTCATTCGTCTTCTTTTGCCGACGGTACTTATGGTGGCCAACCTGGAGGTTTTGTTATCGAGGGAGAACATAAAAATATCTATATCGCCGGCGACACAGGGCTTACTATGGATATGAAACTGATTCCCATGTTTACGAAACTCGATCTGGCGATTCTCCCAATTGGGGATAATTTTACGATGGGGATTGAAGAGGCTATCCATGCTTCAGATTTTGTAAAATGCGATAAAGTACTTGGCTGCCATTTCGATACTTTTGGTTATATAGAAATAGATCATGAAGAGGCTAAAAAACAATTCTACGACGCTAATAAAGACCTGATGTTGTTGGAAATTGGCGAAAGTATAGAATTGTAA
- a CDS encoding 2-hydroxyacid dehydrogenase, with the protein MKIAVFSTKKYDKEFFENYNKDGNVNLTYFEVALKEQTANLTQGFDGICTFVNDKLDKKTLETIHSNGIKLILLRCAGFNNVDLKVAEDLGLKIYRVPAYSPHAVAEHALALILTLNRKTHKAYNRVREGNFSLERLRGFDLYKKTVGVIGTGKIGSAFCSIMLGMGCKILAHDAYENEDLKEKGVVYVSKNELLEQSDIVSLHCPLTDDTFHLMNEESIQKLKKGAMVINTSRGALINTLDILEALKDGRVGYLGIDVYEQEEKLFFNDLSESIIKDDTIMRLISFPNVLITSHQGFFTNEALKQITNVTLSNIQTYLNGTSTENEVSYSLMHKA; encoded by the coding sequence ATGAAAATAGCGGTCTTCAGTACAAAAAAATACGATAAAGAGTTTTTCGAAAATTATAATAAAGATGGCAATGTAAACCTTACTTATTTCGAGGTTGCCTTAAAGGAGCAAACTGCAAACTTAACGCAGGGATTCGATGGTATTTGCACCTTTGTAAACGATAAACTCGATAAAAAAACTCTGGAGACCATTCATTCCAATGGTATTAAACTAATTTTGTTGCGGTGTGCTGGTTTTAATAATGTCGATTTAAAAGTTGCCGAGGACCTAGGCCTAAAAATTTATCGTGTTCCCGCATACTCACCGCATGCTGTTGCCGAACATGCTTTGGCACTTATATTAACCCTTAATAGAAAAACGCATAAAGCATATAACCGGGTACGTGAAGGGAATTTCTCTTTAGAACGTCTACGAGGTTTCGATTTGTATAAAAAAACCGTTGGTGTTATTGGAACTGGTAAAATAGGAAGTGCATTTTGCAGTATTATGCTAGGGATGGGATGTAAAATATTAGCGCATGATGCCTATGAGAATGAGGATTTGAAAGAAAAAGGAGTTGTGTATGTTTCCAAAAACGAATTACTGGAACAAAGTGATATTGTTTCCCTACATTGTCCGCTTACAGATGACACATTCCACTTAATGAATGAAGAAAGTATCCAAAAACTAAAAAAAGGAGCGATGGTTATTAATACCAGTCGTGGTGCTTTAATAAATACGTTGGATATTTTAGAAGCTTTAAAAGATGGACGGGTTGGTTATTTAGGAATAGATGTTTACGAGCAAGAAGAAAAGCTCTTCTTTAACGACCTTTCTGAAAGCATTATAAAAGACGACACCATTATGAGGCTTATATCGTTCCCTAACGTTTTAATTACATCGCATCAAGGTTTTTTTACAAATGAAGCTTTAAAACAAATTACCAACGTTACCCTATCTAATATTCAAACCTATTTAAACGGAACAAGCACCGAAAACGAAGTGAGCTATTCACTGATGCATAAAGCTTAA
- a CDS encoding AMP-binding protein has product MENIPSFDKVHLKFKLNNTYYDQEDLKEVAYSFIKEGEPYEQSIGNFLMDWLNNKDHLYVKTSGSTGAPKNIRLQKQYMVNSAIASGDFFDISVGDSAFHCLPAEFIAGKMMLVRAMILGLEIDLVAPTLNPMCEINKSYDFAAMIPLQVYNSLDKLNQIKQLIVGGAAVKKELIESVQQKETLVYETYGMTETVTHIAAKRINNFRTAQEVENAHFKVLPNVKISLDKRHCLVIDAPFIAEETIVTNDIVDIINESEFDWKGRYDNVINSGGLKLIPEQIEKKLSSAIANRFFVYGMDDKSLGEKLVLIVEGKKDNDLADRISKIKELHKNELPKEIYFTKAFLETENGKVIREASAYKAIEG; this is encoded by the coding sequence ATGGAAAATATACCTTCTTTTGATAAAGTTCACTTAAAATTTAAACTTAACAACACCTACTACGATCAAGAAGATCTAAAGGAGGTGGCCTATAGTTTTATAAAAGAAGGGGAGCCTTACGAGCAGTCCATTGGGAATTTTTTAATGGATTGGTTGAATAACAAGGATCACCTTTACGTAAAAACTTCTGGTTCCACGGGGGCTCCAAAAAACATTCGTTTGCAAAAGCAGTATATGGTAAATTCTGCCATTGCTTCAGGTGATTTTTTTGATATTTCTGTAGGGGATTCTGCCTTTCATTGTTTGCCTGCTGAATTTATTGCCGGTAAGATGATGCTTGTTCGGGCTATGATCCTCGGTTTGGAAATAGACCTGGTTGCTCCAACCCTAAACCCTATGTGTGAAATTAATAAGTCGTACGATTTTGCTGCTATGATTCCGCTTCAGGTGTATAATTCCCTTGATAAATTAAATCAAATAAAACAACTTATAGTAGGTGGTGCAGCAGTGAAAAAAGAGTTGATTGAGAGTGTGCAACAAAAGGAAACCTTGGTTTACGAAACCTATGGTATGACCGAAACCGTTACCCATATCGCCGCTAAAAGAATTAATAATTTTAGAACCGCGCAAGAGGTAGAGAATGCACATTTTAAAGTGCTTCCCAATGTTAAAATTTCTTTGGATAAAAGGCATTGTTTGGTTATTGATGCTCCTTTTATTGCTGAAGAAACTATCGTGACCAACGACATTGTAGATATTATTAATGAAAGTGAATTCGATTGGAAGGGCCGCTACGATAATGTGATCAATTCCGGAGGCTTGAAATTGATTCCAGAACAAATTGAAAAGAAATTAAGCAGTGCAATTGCGAATCGCTTTTTTGTGTATGGGATGGATGACAAAAGTCTTGGGGAAAAGCTGGTGTTAATTGTAGAAGGTAAAAAAGATAATGATTTAGCAGATAGGATTTCTAAGATAAAGGAATTGCATAAAAATGAACTTCCCAAAGAAATTTATTTCACCAAAGCTTTTCTAGAAACTGAAAATGGAAAGGTAATTCGCGAGGCAAGTGCGTATAAAGCTATTGAAGGATAG
- the ettA gene encoding energy-dependent translational throttle protein EttA, with amino-acid sequence MSDDKKVIFSMSGVSKTYQSSNKQVLKDIYLSFFYGAKIGILGLNGSGKSTLLRIIAGEEKNYQGDVVFSSGYSVGYLQQEPKLDESKTVIEIVKEGVAETVAVLDEYNKINDMFGLPEVYEDADKMQKLMDKQAELQDKIDATNAWELDTKLEIAMDALRTPEPDTPINVLSGGERRRVALCRLLLQQPDILLLDEPTNHLDAESVLWLEQHLQQYSGTVIAVTHDRYFLDNVAGWILELDRGEGIPWKGNYSSWLEQKSKRLAQEQKQASKRQKTLERELEWVRMAPKGRQAKQKARLNNYDKLLNEDQGKLDEKLEIYIPNGPRLGTNVIEAKGVAKAFGDKLLYEDLNFKLPQAGIVGIIGPNGAGKTTIFKMIMGEQQPDKGSFEVGETAKIAYVDQSHSNIDPSKSIYENFSDGQELVMMGGKQVNSRAYLSRFNFAGSEQNKKVEALSGGERNRLHLAMTLKEEGNVLLLDEPTNDLDVNTLRALEEGLENFAGCAVVISHDRWFLDRICTHILAFEGNSEVYFFEGSFSDYEENKRKRLGADVTPKRIKYKKLIRN; translated from the coding sequence ATGTCTGATGATAAAAAGGTGATATTCTCCATGTCGGGAGTGTCAAAAACCTATCAAAGTTCTAATAAACAAGTGCTTAAAGATATCTATTTGAGCTTCTTTTACGGGGCTAAAATTGGTATTCTAGGGCTCAACGGTTCCGGTAAATCCACATTGTTGCGAATTATTGCTGGTGAAGAAAAGAATTACCAAGGAGATGTGGTTTTTTCTTCTGGATATTCCGTGGGATACCTACAACAGGAACCAAAGTTGGATGAATCTAAAACTGTTATTGAAATTGTTAAGGAAGGTGTTGCCGAAACTGTTGCCGTTTTAGACGAGTACAACAAAATAAATGATATGTTTGGGCTACCAGAAGTGTATGAAGATGCAGATAAAATGCAGAAACTCATGGACAAGCAGGCGGAGCTTCAAGATAAAATTGACGCTACCAATGCTTGGGAACTCGATACCAAACTGGAAATTGCCATGGATGCCTTGCGTACCCCAGAACCCGACACGCCCATAAATGTGTTATCAGGTGGGGAGCGCAGGCGTGTAGCCTTGTGCAGGTTGCTTTTACAACAGCCGGATATTCTTTTGTTGGATGAGCCTACCAACCACTTGGATGCGGAATCTGTTTTATGGTTGGAACAGCATTTACAACAGTACAGCGGAACGGTAATTGCTGTTACTCACGATCGTTATTTCTTGGATAATGTAGCAGGGTGGATTTTAGAGTTGGATAGAGGGGAAGGAATCCCATGGAAAGGAAATTATTCCTCATGGCTGGAGCAAAAATCGAAACGATTGGCGCAAGAGCAGAAGCAGGCTTCCAAACGTCAAAAAACTTTGGAACGAGAGTTGGAATGGGTTCGAATGGCGCCCAAGGGGAGACAGGCCAAACAAAAGGCACGTTTGAATAATTACGACAAGTTACTGAATGAAGACCAGGGTAAACTGGATGAAAAATTGGAAATCTATATTCCAAACGGACCACGTTTAGGAACCAATGTTATAGAAGCAAAGGGAGTAGCGAAAGCTTTTGGCGACAAATTGCTTTACGAAGATTTAAACTTTAAACTTCCCCAGGCTGGAATTGTTGGTATTATCGGTCCGAATGGAGCTGGTAAAACAACCATTTTTAAAATGATTATGGGAGAACAGCAGCCAGATAAAGGTTCTTTTGAAGTAGGGGAAACGGCTAAAATCGCCTATGTCGATCAATCGCATTCCAATATAGATCCATCGAAATCCATTTACGAGAATTTCTCAGACGGACAGGAATTGGTAATGATGGGAGGGAAGCAAGTAAATTCCCGGGCCTATTTAAGCCGTTTTAACTTTGCAGGTAGTGAGCAGAACAAAAAGGTTGAAGCACTATCGGGGGGAGAACGTAACCGCTTGCATTTGGCAATGACACTTAAAGAAGAAGGGAATGTACTTTTATTGGATGAGCCTACCAACGATTTGGATGTAAATACGCTAAGGGCATTGGAAGAAGGTTTGGAAAACTTTGCTGGATGTGCTGTGGTTATTTCCCACGACCGTTGGTTCCTAGACCGTATTTGTACACACATCTTGGCTTTTGAAGGAAATTCTGAAGTGTATTTCTTCGAAGGTAGTTTCTCGGATTATGAGGAGAACAAACGCAAGCGTTTAGGTGCCGATGTAACCCCGAAACGTATTAAGTATAAAAAACTTATAAGAAATTAA